The genomic region CGAAAGGATGAACAAGATGGCTGACACCGAACTGATTTTTAAAGTTGATGGCGCTGCCATCAAAACCAATGACGCGGTCCTTTCTGGCCGCCAAATCCGCGAGTCAGCGGGACTGTCACCTGCCAGCGACTATATTCTGATTAAAGTTGGAGAAGGTAGTGGTCAGTCGATCGGCCTGGACGAGACAATTGACCTCCGAATCAATGAACAACCGTCCTTCATCTCCTTTTGTTCAGATCGTGTGTACCACTTCACCGTGAATGAGCGTGGCTTTGAGTGGGGAGCGGATAAGATAACGGTGTCGGATCTTCGGAAATATGCTGACATTTCCGATAGTGAGACTTTGTTTCTCGAGCGCATTGATGCGCCAGACAAGCAGCTTACCAATGATGGCAGCATCCAGTTGGCAAGCAAAGGCGTTGAACGAATTTCCTCACGGAAACCTTTCTGGAAGCTCAACGTGCAAGGCGTTTTGCTGACCCTCACTACCCCCATGGTCGTGGTGAAAGACGCCTTGGCTCAAGCGGGCTTCGATCCTGACAAGGGATGGATTGCAATCCTGAAGCGCAAAGGTGAAGCGAAGCTCCAGGTCGCGCTGACGGACACGATTGATCTGACGCACCCCGGAATAGAAAAACTGCGACTGACGCCGGCGCAGATCAACAATGGTGAGGCGCTCAGTGCGCCTCGCCGCGAGTTTGTACTTCTGGAAAAGGACGAAGCCTATCTCAATGAGCGTGGTCTGGTCTGGGAAACCTATGTGGAAGGCGGGCGTAGATGGCTACTGTTGCGGAACTTTATTTTGCCCGAGGGCTTCAATCACGCGGTGATTGATATCGCAATCGATATTCCGCCAACGTATCCGCGCTCGGAAATTGACATGTTTCACTGCTTTCCTCATCTGACACTCAAGTCTGGTGCAACAATCGGAGAAACCTCCGGGCGGACGGACATCTCAGGGCAAACGTATCAGCAATGGTCTCGCCATCTCAACGGCCAGACTCGCTGGAACCCTGCAACAGACAGCGTGATGACCCACGTAGCGGTAATCGAGGCATCGTTGTTGAAGGAGGTGGGAGAATGACAAAAACCCTCTCCCTAACCGAACGCCAGCACCAAGCTTTGCGAGACATGCTATTTCCGGGTGACGGCTTGGAATCAGCAGCGATTCTGATCTGCCGGTACGTGGGTCCGCAAAGCGAGCGGCTGATTGTTGCAGATATTATCAATGTTCCAGACAACTCATGCTTGGTGCGGAAGGTTGATTATATCAGTTGGCCAGGTGCCAGTGTCGAAGAAGCCATCGATAAAGCTGAAGATCACGGCGACGCGATCATCTTGATCCACAGCCACCCAGGCGGCTGGTTGAATTTTTCAGAAACTGATGATGAAAGTGACCGTGCCGCCATGCCGGGTTTGTTTGCAGCGATCGAAGGTAACGCGTTCCACCATGGATCGGCAATCATGACTCCGGATGGAGCGATGCGAGCACGCCTCTATGATCGGGCCGGTGAAGCATCGAAGATCCTTCATGTCTGGAGGGTCGGTCAGAATATTGTAGATCTAGCGGCCAAGAATTCCGAACCCGTGATGCCCTTCGGATCAGGGATGGCCGAGTCCTTTGCACGTCAGGCCGCATGCATAATCGGCATATCCGGAACCGGATCGATTGTAGCCGAATTGTTGGCACGTAAAGGTGTCGGCCATTTAATACTGATCGATTTCGACAGAGTGGAGCAAAAAAATCTTAATCGTATAGTAAATTCCACCGTGTCCGACGCAAACGGAAAACGGCTCAAGACCGAAATGATGGCCGAGGCAATAGCAAGCTATGCGCCAAGGACGAAAGTTACTGTTGTCAACTGTTCGATTGAGGATCGAGAAGCTGTTATCGCCGCCTCTGCGGCAGAAGTTCTCTTTTGCTGCGTGGATAGCATGGCAGGGCGGAGTATCGCAGAGCTAATCGCTCAGTGTTGCATTATCCCACTAATCGATATGGGTGTTACGATACCCACGCGATTGGACGCTGACGGTCATATCAGAATCGCAGACGTCTGTGGGCGTATCGACTACGTTAGGCCCGACGGTCCCAATCTGACTGACCGTGGTGTCGTTACCGCTGATGGTCTGCGACGGGAATACCTCATCGCAAATGCACCCGAGGTAGCCAAGCGGGAAATTGAAGCTGGTTACATCAAGGGTGTGCATGAAGAAGCGCCGTCTGTCATGGCGCTGAATATGCGGGTGGCATCTGAAGCTGTCTTAGAATGGTTAGAACGCCAATTTCCCTACAGGCTCGATGGAAGTGATGGGTTTTCACGAACCCTATTTTCGCATGCGGCTGGAGAAGTTGAATTCAGTTCCGATAGCGACTTCAAACAAGCTCCAACGAACGATGTAGGTCGGGGGTTGATCGAGCCACTACTTGGATTGCCAGCTCTCGCGAAACAGAGACGAAAGGATGCGGCATGACAATCGCTTTCTGGATTCGATCTCTGTGGCAACGCTACGGACCTAGGCGCAGATTGGTTCTAATTGAAGGTGATACTCCACCTGATCCCATCCCCTCCCGACACGTATATCTTTGTCGCGAGGATGATGTTGACTGGTCGGTTTCCATGCAGTGTCCGTGTGGATGCGGTGACAATTTAGAGCTCATGCTATTGCAAGAAGTAAAGCCAAACTGGTCGCTCAAAACTCAAGAGCATGAGCCTCCAACGCTTCTTCCCTCGGTTTGGCGACAGTCAGGTTGTCGCGCACATTTTTGGTTGCGAGACGGACATATTCACTGGTGCTAGAAGCTATTAATCGGGCTATCTTACCTTGAAATCCCTTTTCCATTCAAGATTCCGAGCCCCATTCCCTTCCGCATTCGCACTGCCTGCTGCCACGGGACAAGTGCGAACTGCTCGCCCTTCTGCAGCACGGCGAAACGGCCGGAAGCTAGTTTAACAGAACTGCTGACATTGGCGCTAGATCGGCCAAGTTCCGATGCTACCACATGCTCCATTCCAATTGTCTTTGCCAACGATGACGCTGCCTTCGAAACTTCCCGTTTCGTGAGTTCATCAAGCATCCGGCGGCGGGCGATCAGGCGGCCATCCTGCTCGGTCATCAGCCCTTCCTGAACCAGCCATCGCTGACGCTGCCGTAGCGCCTGGTTTACTTCCGCACCAAAGCCCTTTTCGCGGAACGTCTCCGGCTGCCGAGATAGTAGCTTTCGGTCCAGCCAGGTTGCGCCTTCCGCCGTTGCCAAATCGCGGAAGGGGACGTGGGATTCAATGAACAGGCGTGCTTGGCGATTTGAATGCTGTTGGCTGTGATCTGGTGTTAGGTTGCCACGCAAACTCACGACCATATTCTTGCCCGGTGGATCGAACCGGCTAAGCCTACCGATCTCGGCATAGTGCAGCTTACCGTCTGTGCCATCGACGACGACATAGTGCTGGTCCTGCAGTTCGTTTGAGAGGCCCATGGCAACGATCTTGCCGGTAATCTTCAGGCCGGGCTTACTGGCATCAAAGACCGAATAGTCTGCTGCACCGCGATCGATGCCCACCTCCTTAAAGACCCGCTGCATGGTCTTGATGATATCGCCTCGTTCGCCCAATTGCCGAAGTGTGGTTTCGGTACGCTCGGCGAGCTTCCAGACACCGGGTTTCAGTTCGTCAGCCAGACCCATGCTTTCAAGCTTGCGAAGC from Salaquimonas pukyongi harbors:
- a CDS encoding DUF3363 domain-containing protein, whose translation is MASDEFHPKLGRIRAKPGAKNQRYLNKVIKTMRQASQRPGSKSRSSFTGSRIGRGYSAGTVLTSQIRQPGRRRVIVKARFTSFKRGGLGAARAHLRYIQRDGVTLEGEKGQLYGHDADQMDGKTFLDRSKRDPHQFRIIVAAEDGSEFRDLKPFVRSLMTQAEKDLGTKLDWVAVDHFNTGHPHTHIVIRGSDEKGGDLVIARDYISQGLRERARDLATLELGLESANSIQKKLALEVDADRFTRLDRSILRDSEEGILAITSKTSQDKRQHSLRMGRLRKLESMGLADELKPGVWKLAERTETTLRQLGERGDIIKTMQRVFKEVGIDRGAADYSVFDASKPGLKITGKIVAMGLSNELQDQHYVVVDGTDGKLHYAEIGRLSRFDPPGKNMVVSLRGNLTPDHSQQHSNRQARLFIESHVPFRDLATAEGATWLDRKLLSRQPETFREKGFGAEVNQALRQRQRWLVQEGLMTEQDGRLIARRRMLDELTKREVSKAASSLAKTIGMEHVVASELGRSSANVSSSVKLASGRFAVLQKGEQFALVPWQQAVRMRKGMGLGILNGKGISR
- a CDS encoding multiubiquitin domain-containing protein, which gives rise to MADTELIFKVDGAAIKTNDAVLSGRQIRESAGLSPASDYILIKVGEGSGQSIGLDETIDLRINEQPSFISFCSDRVYHFTVNERGFEWGADKITVSDLRKYADISDSETLFLERIDAPDKQLTNDGSIQLASKGVERISSRKPFWKLNVQGVLLTLTTPMVVVKDALAQAGFDPDKGWIAILKRKGEAKLQVALTDTIDLTHPGIEKLRLTPAQINNGEALSAPRREFVLLEKDEAYLNERGLVWETYVEGGRRWLLLRNFILPEGFNHAVIDIAIDIPPTYPRSEIDMFHCFPHLTLKSGATIGETSGRTDISGQTYQQWSRHLNGQTRWNPATDSVMTHVAVIEASLLKEVGE
- a CDS encoding ThiF family adenylyltransferase, with the protein product MTKTLSLTERQHQALRDMLFPGDGLESAAILICRYVGPQSERLIVADIINVPDNSCLVRKVDYISWPGASVEEAIDKAEDHGDAIILIHSHPGGWLNFSETDDESDRAAMPGLFAAIEGNAFHHGSAIMTPDGAMRARLYDRAGEASKILHVWRVGQNIVDLAAKNSEPVMPFGSGMAESFARQAACIIGISGTGSIVAELLARKGVGHLILIDFDRVEQKNLNRIVNSTVSDANGKRLKTEMMAEAIASYAPRTKVTVVNCSIEDREAVIAASAAEVLFCCVDSMAGRSIAELIAQCCIIPLIDMGVTIPTRLDADGHIRIADVCGRIDYVRPDGPNLTDRGVVTADGLRREYLIANAPEVAKREIEAGYIKGVHEEAPSVMALNMRVASEAVLEWLERQFPYRLDGSDGFSRTLFSHAAGEVEFSSDSDFKQAPTNDVGRGLIEPLLGLPALAKQRRKDAA
- a CDS encoding DUF6527 family protein, with product MLLQEVKPNWSLKTQEHEPPTLLPSVWRQSGCRAHFWLRDGHIHWC